TATACTTTTCACCAGATTTAGGCTCCCTAGTTATACCAAATACCTTATCTCCTGTCTTAAGCCTAAACCTACGTATCTGGGAAGGGGATACATAGATGTCATTATCTCCTGATAAATAATTATCACATCTTAAGAAACCATATCCATCTTGATGAACATCTAAAATCCCTTCAGCACCATTTATATTATCCATCTGTTCAATTTCTTCGCTTACCTTTTCAGGTAATTTATCCATATCTATATCTTCAATATCTATCGTTTGATTATTCTGTTCATTAACTTCTACATCCTCTTTTTCTCCTCTTTTAGCTTCTTGTAAAATCAAATCTATTAATTCTTTTTTTCTATATTTAGTAATTGATTTTATCCCTAAGGTCTTAGCAATAACTCTTAGATCAGCTAATTTCTTGTTTTCTAAAATACTCGGGTCCAAATATTGTCACCTCCAAAAAATTAAAATTTATCTTATGTTTTTATTTCCTTATTATAGGTATGGTATTTAAAGATAGGCTTAAGCGGATTAGTAATTTAAATAAAATAATATCATTATAGTATTAAATAGTCAAATCTTATTATTTTGCATACTCAGGTTTTTTATCCAATCTATGTATAGCCTCTATAAATCTAATGGTACCTGTTTCTGCTCTCATTACAACAGAACTAGTTTTTGCCCTATTGTTTTCATAATATACTACTCCTTTTAAAAGCTCCCCATTGGAAATTCCTGTGGCAGCAAACAATATTTCATTTCCTTTAGCCAAATCGTCTATGGTTAATATTCTTTTTATATCATTAAGCCCCATATCCTTACATCTAATTTTTTCCTCATCATTCATAGGGTATAGCCTTCCTTGGAACTCCCCTTCCATACATTTTAAAGCTGCTGCTGCCAATACCCCTTCTGGAGCTCCACCTATTCCCAAAAGCATATCCACTCCTAAATCTTCGAAACAAGTGGCTATAGCTGCTGCTACATCACCATCTTGAAATAATTTAATTCTTGCCCCAACTCTTCTTACTTCACGAATCAATTCTTCGTGTCTCGGTCTATCTAGCATAGTTACAGTAATATCAGATATGGGCTTATTCAATGCCTCTGAAAGATTATGTAGATTTTCTTCCACAGATAAATCCAAGCTCACTTTTCCTTTAGCCTTAGGTCCTACTGCAATCTTATTCATATACATATCTGGTGCATGTAGAAGGCAACCTCTAGGTGCTACTGCTACGACAGAAATAGCATTGGGTAATCCTTTCGCTACAGCATTAGTTCCATCTAAAGGATCTACTGCTATATCTACTTTTATGGAATTTTCTGTTGCTTTCCCAATTTGTTCTCCAATATATAACATAGGTGCTTCATCCATTTCTCCTTCACCTATAACCACTACTCCATCAATGGTCAAAGTGTCAAACATTCTTCTCATACCATTCACTGCTGCTTGATCTGCCATGTTTTTATCCCCTCGTCCAAGATAACGAGCGGATTGTAAAGCTGCAGCCTCTGTCACCCGAACTAAATTTAATGCTAAATTTCTATCCATATAAATCCCTCCATAATTAATATTTATTGTATATAGTATATGCTATTGGGAATTTATATGTCAATTAGTATCACACATTTAACTATGCTTTTTTAATAACTTTCTTAGTATATCATTTTTATCTAATTTATGTCTAGCTTCTATAAATCTTATAGTTCCTGTTTTAGATCTCATAACCACAGAATGAGTCTTTGCTAAATTATCGCCATAATATACTACACCCTTTAAAAGATCTCCATCGGATATGCCAGTAGCTGCAAAGAATATATCATTTCCTTTAGCTAAATCATCCATTGTAAGTAGTTTATCCAATTTTTCCTCTGTCCATCCCATATCGGCACATCTTATTCTTTCCTTTTCACTCATAGGGTATAGTCTTCCTTGAAAATCTCCACCCATACATTTTAAAGCTGCTGCTGCAATAACTCCTTCTGGAGCTCCACCTATTCCCATCAATATATCTACTCCTGTATCCTCAAAAGCTGTAGCAATGGCTGCAGCCACATCTCCCTCGCCAAACATTTTAATCCTTGCTCCTACTCTTCTAACTTCCTCTATAATACCTTTATGTCTTTCTCTATCCTGTATTATAACTGTTAAATCTGATATGTTTTTATTAAGTGCATTGGCTACATTTTTAAGATTTTGTTCAATTGGTGCATCTATGTCTATTTTTCCTGCTGCTTTAGGTCCTACAGCTATTTTTTTCATATAAGTGTCAGGAGCGTTTAAAAGGCATCCTTTAGGTGCCATAGCTATAACTGAAATAGCATTGGGAAGTCCCTTTGCTACCAATTCAGTGCCATCTAAAGGATCCACTGCTATATCTGCTTCCACATTCATTCCTCTACCTATCTCTTCTCCAATATATAACATAGGAGCTTCGTCTAGTTCTCCTTCTCCTATAACTACTCTACCTTTAGTATTGACTAAAGCAAATGCAGACCTCATACCGTCTACTGCTGCTTGATCTGCTCCTACTGCATCACCTCTACCCATATATCTACCTGAAGCTAACGCAGCAATTTCTGTTACTCTCACTAATGACAAAGCTAAGTCTCTATCCATAGTATCTCTCCTTCATTTGTAAATTATAACATGAACACTTTTATTTATTCAATTCTTCCCAATCCTTCAAAAATTTATCAATACCTATATCTGTCAATGGATGGGATAACATTTGAACAAATACATTATAGGGTATAGTGGCTATATGAGCCCCTGCTTTGGCTGCCTCTATTACATGAACAGGATGTCTTATACTGGCAGCAATTACATTAGTATTTATACCATGTAAAGTAAATATATCTACAATATCCTTAACTACATATATGCCCTCATTTCCTATATCATCTAATCTCCCTATAAATGGGCTCACATAATCAGCCCCTGCTCTAGCAGCTAATAGAGCTTGATTTGGTGAAAATATCAAAGTTACATTGGTTTTTATTCCTTCCTTTGACAGTATCTTAACAGCTTTTAAGCCATCTTTAGTCATAGGAATTTTTATAACTATATTAGGATGAATACTTGCTAATGCTCTAGCTTCTTCTAACATTCCTTCCCATTTTAAAGATATAACTTCTGCACTTATAGGTCCATCTACTATACCTGTTATTTCCTTCAACACTTCTTTAAAGTCTCTACCTTCTTTGGCTATCAGTGATGGATTAGTAGTTACACCACATATAACTCCCCATTGGTTTATTTCCTTTATTTCATCAATATTTGCTGTATCAATGAATAGTTTCAATATATCAATCTCCTTTCTCAATGGAATAGGCGACCTAGACGGTCGCCTCTAAGTTCTAAGCTCTTCCTGCTGAACCAAACAACTTCATCTTCTCTACTACTGCTTCCTTCATAGCTTCTCTAGCTGGTCCTAGTATTTTTCTTGGATCAATATTATCTGGGTTTTTCTCTAAAAAGTCTTTAATAGCATTGGTAAAAGCTACCCTTAAATCAGTGTCAATATTTATCTTATTTATTCCAAGGGATACAGCTTTTTTAATGCTTTCATCTGGTACTCCACTGGAGCCATGTAATACCAATGGAATATTTGTTATTTCCTTAATTTCTTTTATCCTATCAAAGTCCAGTTTTGGTTCCCCTTTGTATAATCCATGAGCTGTTCCCACTGCTATAGCCAATGAGTCTACATTGGTTTCCTCTACAAATTTTTTAGCTTCTTCTGGATCTGTAAAGGTTGCTTCCCTTTCATCAACAGTAACATTGTCCTCCGTTCCGCCAATTTTACCTAATTCTGCCTCTACAGATACTCCAACAGCATGAGCCACTTCTACTACTTTTTTAGTTATTGCAACATTTTCTTCAAATTCAAATCTAGAACCATCTATCATTACAGAAGTAAATCCATGTCTTATACACAGCATCACTTGATCAAAATCCGTACCATGATCTAGATGAAGAGCTACTGGAACTTTCGCATTTCGTGCTGCTACTTTGCCCAGTGCTGCTATGTATTCAATCCCTGCATATTTTAATCCTCCTTGACTAGCTTGAAGAATTACAGGGGAATTAGTTTCCTCTGCTGCTTCTATTATAGCTTGAACTATTTCCATATTATTTACATTAAATGCTCCTACTGCATAATTATTCTTATGAGCATCTTCTAATATCTCTTTACCAGTAACTAACATTTATAAGCCTCCTTTTATTAATACTTGCATATACTTATTTATTACCTGCCCTGTTTCTTAATATTTCTGTTCTTTTCATTTATAGAGTCTAGACAGGTAATGTTATGCTCTCTAAGTTCTATTTTATCCCTTCTTAACAGAATACTCAAGTCCTCATCTGTTTCTGCAAATATAATATTTATGCTATTGCAATTTTTACATTTTAACTCAATTCTATCTGAAAAAATTTCTATACTTATATTTGAATTTCCACAATTGCAATTTATTCTATTGTGCTTATCCAAAAAATATACTTGCTTCAATGCCTTTCCTAAAACTTCAAAATTACTAAAACAATCTTTACATAAATCTTGTTTTTCCAACAATATTTTTTTAGCAGATTCTTTATCTCCTATAAAGCATATTTGAGAACCTTGATAACAATGTATGTTGTTATTCCTCAATATATCCATAAGCCCTATATGATATATATGCTTATCACTGCAATTAAAACAATTCAATTCTATCCTTATATCTTTATTATTTTCTCTACTAATATATACATTATTTGCTCCACATTCACATGTATATTTAATACCACTCTTTTTCATAGCTTGAAATAAATTTACTTCATATGTCCTTATTCTACCACAAAATTGACATCTGACAATTAAGGATTTTAAGCCACAAATAATCATATATTTCCCCTCCTTGGTAAAATTATTCTACATAAAAACTTAAAATCCTTCTAGATGTCAAAAATTTATGTAAAAAATAATAGAAGATTGATTTTTTTTAATCAATCTTCTATATAATCTACTTTTATTTCTTTTTAAGTCCTAATATTTCTCTTGCTTCGTCAGGAGTTGCTATTTCTCTAC
This portion of the Keratinibaculum paraultunense genome encodes:
- the glpX gene encoding class II fructose-bisphosphatase; protein product: MDRNLALNLVRVTEAAALQSARYLGRGDKNMADQAAVNGMRRMFDTLTIDGVVVIGEGEMDEAPMLYIGEQIGKATENSIKVDIAVDPLDGTNAVAKGLPNAISVVAVAPRGCLLHAPDMYMNKIAVGPKAKGKVSLDLSVEENLHNLSEALNKPISDITVTMLDRPRHEELIREVRRVGARIKLFQDGDVAAAIATCFEDLGVDMLLGIGGAPEGVLAAAALKCMEGEFQGRLYPMNDEEKIRCKDMGLNDIKRILTIDDLAKGNEILFAATGISNGELLKGVVYYENNRAKTSSVVMRAETGTIRFIEAIHRLDKKPEYAK
- the glpX gene encoding class II fructose-bisphosphatase — its product is MDRDLALSLVRVTEIAALASGRYMGRGDAVGADQAAVDGMRSAFALVNTKGRVVIGEGELDEAPMLYIGEEIGRGMNVEADIAVDPLDGTELVAKGLPNAISVIAMAPKGCLLNAPDTYMKKIAVGPKAAGKIDIDAPIEQNLKNVANALNKNISDLTVIIQDRERHKGIIEEVRRVGARIKMFGEGDVAAAIATAFEDTGVDILMGIGGAPEGVIAAAALKCMGGDFQGRLYPMSEKERIRCADMGWTEEKLDKLLTMDDLAKGNDIFFAATGISDGDLLKGVVYYGDNLAKTHSVVMRSKTGTIRFIEARHKLDKNDILRKLLKKHS
- the fsa gene encoding fructose-6-phosphate aldolase, translating into MKLFIDTANIDEIKEINQWGVICGVTTNPSLIAKEGRDFKEVLKEITGIVDGPISAEVISLKWEGMLEEARALASIHPNIVIKIPMTKDGLKAVKILSKEGIKTNVTLIFSPNQALLAARAGADYVSPFIGRLDDIGNEGIYVVKDIVDIFTLHGINTNVIAASIRHPVHVIEAAKAGAHIATIPYNVFVQMLSHPLTDIGIDKFLKDWEELNK
- a CDS encoding class II fructose-1,6-bisphosphate aldolase produces the protein MLVTGKEILEDAHKNNYAVGAFNVNNMEIVQAIIEAAEETNSPVILQASQGGLKYAGIEYIAALGKVAARNAKVPVALHLDHGTDFDQVMLCIRHGFTSVMIDGSRFEFEENVAITKKVVEVAHAVGVSVEAELGKIGGTEDNVTVDEREATFTDPEEAKKFVEETNVDSLAIAVGTAHGLYKGEPKLDFDRIKEIKEITNIPLVLHGSSGVPDESIKKAVSLGINKINIDTDLRVAFTNAIKDFLEKNPDNIDPRKILGPAREAMKEAVVEKMKLFGSAGRA